A DNA window from Syntrophomonadaceae bacterium contains the following coding sequences:
- a CDS encoding carbon-nitrogen hydrolase family protein, with protein sequence MKEFTVACAQMGFRPNDVDYNLKKSKEWICRAAEEHQADLVVFPETITTGFIHNLSFNELYKLLDPVPGRVTDEIGRAAREKGVHVCYTFYERGENGTIYNTAALIDDAGAVVGSYRKTHAFITENVNCGGWVTPGTEVKTFDTRLGKIGIIICYDGDFPELSRELALQGAEVILRPSALLRSFDIWYLTSAARAFDNHVYMVAVNSVGTDAGGNHYFGNSLIIDPRGIKLAQARGVEEIVSAKLDPDPLRFVTQGSREPMVYNHIEDRNLEVYQNILRDGRSPFPRAKGKK encoded by the coding sequence ATGAAAGAATTTACAGTGGCCTGTGCGCAGATGGGCTTTCGGCCCAATGACGTGGATTACAACCTGAAAAAGTCCAAGGAATGGATTTGCCGGGCGGCGGAGGAGCACCAGGCTGACTTGGTGGTTTTTCCCGAAACCATCACTACTGGTTTTATTCACAATCTTTCATTTAACGAGCTCTATAAGCTGCTGGACCCGGTTCCGGGCAGGGTAACCGACGAGATCGGCCGGGCCGCCCGCGAAAAGGGTGTTCATGTCTGCTACACCTTCTATGAAAGGGGCGAAAACGGCACAATCTACAATACCGCCGCTCTTATCGACGATGCAGGGGCGGTGGTGGGCAGCTACCGCAAGACCCATGCCTTTATCACCGAAAACGTTAACTGCGGTGGTTGGGTAACACCGGGTACCGAAGTGAAGACGTTTGATACCAGGCTTGGCAAAATAGGCATCATCATCTGTTACGATGGCGACTTTCCCGAGCTTTCCCGTGAGCTGGCCTTGCAGGGTGCCGAGGTAATTTTACGGCCGTCGGCTTTGCTCCGAAGTTTTGATATCTGGTATCTGACCAGTGCTGCCCGTGCCTTTGATAACCATGTCTACATGGTGGCGGTAAACTCCGTTGGCACCGACGCCGGGGGGAACCATTACTTTGGCAACAGCCTGATTATCGATCCGCGGGGTATCAAACTGGCGCAGGCCCGCGGCGTGGAAGAAATTGTTTCGGCCAAACTGGATCCCGACCCGCTCCGCTTTGTAACACAGGGTTCCCGGGAGCCAATGGTTTACAATCACATTGAGGACAGGAACCTGGAAGTCTATCAAAACATATTGAGGGACGGCAGGAGCCCCTTCCCCAGGGCGAAGGGGAAAAAATAA